ttatttatttattttgggtGATACACTTTCCACGAgttcttttgatatttttaatttctccaAATTTGGGTGATTCACTTTCCACAAGTTCCTTTCATTCTCCAAATTTTTCAGTTTCAACCGTTTCGCCATGTCTCTTCTCTCTTCCACACTACGTGTTCCTCTCATCTTCTCCCAAAACCCTAAaccttcttctctctcttctctcccctCTCGAATCTCTCCCTCTCCTCGCTCTCACAGATTCCCTTCTCTCCGCTTCATCTCCGCCACCGGCGACATCGGAGACGCCGATATACCATCCACCGATATCTCCGACGAATGGGGCGATAAATCCGAACCCGTACCCGAAGCCAAACCGTCTTTATCCTCTAAGGTTTCGAGTTCGGTTCCTTCGAAGAACGAGGATGAATGGGGAGAAGGAGCGAAAAATGACGCCGGGAGTTATAGCGATGCTGGAAATGGAACTCCGGCTTTTGCTTCCGAAGCTCCGGTGGAAGAAGGAGGGAATGATGAGCTTGAGGGTTTGAAACGTGCTCTTGTTGATACGGTTTATGGGACTGAGCTTGGGTTTCGAGCTGGGTCGGAGGTTCGAGCTGAAGTGTCTGAGTTCGTGGCTCAGTTGGAAGCTGCTAACCCTACTCCGGCTCCGGTTGAGGAACCAGAGCTTCTTAATGGAAATTGGGTGTTGCTGTAAGTTTGAATCATTTTGCAAGCTTTGAATTTCGTTGTGTTTAATATTACTGTTTTTTGATGAAGTGTTTGATGTTAGTATCAGTATTATAATAAGTGTTTAAATTTGATATAGTTATCATTAAATTCAAACATGTGAAACTTTCGAATGAGtcttttacaaattttaatcATAGGGTAGTGAAAGTTTGATTGACGTCATAGTTGGAAATCTCTGTGTAAATATACTATGAAGCACAAGCACGGATACCGGACACGTCACACTGATAATAAGTTGGAAATATgaaatatttgtatttgtatgtaATGTGTAGCCGTGTAATGTGTAGCCAAATGTGTCGTGTCGGACTCCGACCCGTGTCTGACAGCACACACGCCTTCAATGTGGAGTGTCAGTGCTACATAGATAACGAAAGTGTGAATTAATGATCTTTTTATGTTGGGAGTATTTAGGACTTAGGCCCTGTTTGTGTTAACatcttatttgcagcttatagtacaagtgtttatcatgataaacgcttatgtataaactatttatatagtaaaagataaaataaagttaaattgttttcgtataagctataagctgttt
Above is a genomic segment from Medicago truncatula cultivar Jemalong A17 chromosome 5, MtrunA17r5.0-ANR, whole genome shotgun sequence containing:
- the LOC11420551 gene encoding plastoglobulin-1, chloroplastic, translated to MSLLSSTLRVPLIFSQNPKPSSLSSLPSRISPSPRSHRFPSLRFISATGDIGDADIPSTDISDEWGDKSEPVPEAKPSLSSKVSSSVPSKNEDEWGEGAKNDAGSYSDAGNGTPAFASEAPVEEGGNDELEGLKRALVDTVYGTELGFRAGSEVRAEVSEFVAQLEAANPTPAPVEEPELLNGNWVLLYTASSELLPLLAAGALPLVKVDKILQTIDTYSSTVVNSVTLSSPFASSSFSASASFEVRSPTRIQVTFKEGSLQPPEIKSKIDLPENINIFGQNLSLGPLQQSLGPLENVVANISRVISGQSPLKIPIPGERTSSWLLTTYLDKDLRISRGDGGLFVLAREGSPILD